The sequence below is a genomic window from Candidatus Deferrimicrobium sp..
GTCGGGATGAGGGAGAAGCAGATGAAGATGAGGACGAGACGGGATCGGAGCTTCGCTCCAAGGATATTCCGCCGGCGGTCCAAGATGATCTTGAAGACGTTCCGCGTGACGAGGAAGATCAGGAGAACGACGAAAATGACGTTCAGGTTGATCAGAGCGAAGATGACGATGTTGCTGGATAACGCGACTGCCCCGCCGAGCGCCGCCAGGTGGGCTTCGAAGTACGTCAGGACAGCGACAAGGACGGCGACGATCCCGATGGCCCACCGTTCCCTGCGTCGCTTCGCAGGCTCCGCCCCCGGCGAAGGGGCAACGTTTCCGACGGGTGGAGAGGTCATGGGGCCTGAAGGTTCCCGCGGGCCCAGTCGGTCTCGACGTCCCACAGGGAGGAGAAGAAGAAGATGGATCGAAGCGGTTCCGAAAGCCCCACCTTGTCCAGCCGGGCGCGGACGCGCGCCCGGTATGGTTTCCCCTTTTCCACATTTCCGGTCACCGGGACGACAACCTCGAACCGGGTCATCCGGTCAAGGGCGGCAAGGACGTCCGCCAGCAGTTCGTCTCCGTCGTCGCGGTGGAGCCGGTAGACGCCCGCCAGGGCATCGTACCGGACGGAGCGGGTATACCGCACCTGCCCCATCGGCCGGTTGAACCATCTTCTGTAGACCCGCTCGACCTCGACGGTGGTCTTGAAGGAGATCTCGATCCCGGACTTCAACGCTTCGACCATTTCGGGGGTGAACGCGTTCTGGAGGGTGAAGCGTACCCGGGCCTCGCCGTCACGGATCGTCCCGGAGATTTCCGAGATCCCGGGGACGGGCGGCCTGGCATGGGAGGTCCCGGGAGGGAACCCCAACAGAGTCAGCGTGAAAAAGGCAATCAGGACGCGCACTTCCACCCCCAGGGGCATTATACCCGGACGCAGTGATCCTGCAACCGTCCGCGACCCTCCAGGCCGCCTACTTCCGAAACAGCCAGACCAGCAGGGAGAGAAGTACGCTGATGATGAGACATGTCGCGAGAGGAAAATAAACGGTGAAGTTTCCGCGACGGATAGTGATGTCTC
It includes:
- a CDS encoding DUF4390 domain-containing protein, with translation MRVLIAFFTLTLLGFPPGTSHARPPVPGISEISGTIRDGEARVRFTLQNAFTPEMVEALKSGIEISFKTTVEVERVYRRWFNRPMGQVRYTRSVRYDALAGVYRLHRDDGDELLADVLAALDRMTRFEVVVPVTGNVEKGKPYRARVRARLDKVGLSEPLRSIFFFSSLWDVETDWARGNLQAP
- a CDS encoding DUF2905 domain-containing protein; translation: MWTSPGKGLILIGLLIAAVGVLFLLSEKIGWIGRLPGDITIRRGNFTVYFPLATCLIISVLLSLLVWLFRK